The genome window TTCTGTGGAAAAACTCATGAACAAAAGAGAGAAAATTAAGACTCACATGGAAGAGTTAATTTAAATGCCCCTACTGAGTCCTTTATTTGTTGTATTGTCTTTTCATTACTGAGAACATCTTTTACTTCTTCACCAATCCCTTCGATAGTTGAGATTACGTTCATCTCATGGTCTTTTGCCCATATCTTCAGAGTTTCTAATGTGTGCTCAGTTCCACTCTCCATTGTGGCTGCTACAAAGATCACCTTCTTGTCTTTCAGTAGTTTTGTATGCCAGAGTGAAACGGACCGGTCAATCAGAGCCTTCACTGGTGAACTGACATCAGAGAAATAGACCGGAGATCCAATAACAATAAGATCACTGTGAATCATCCGAAATGCTATCTTTCCAAAGTCATCAGGTATAACACAGTGTCCTTTTTTCTTACACTTTAAACAGCCTTTGCAGGGCTCCAGATGAACATCTGATAATGAGATATTTTTCGTTTTAAGTCCTGAAATATTGGCCTGTTTGATTTCCTTTTCAATAGATCCCAAAATACACTTGGTTGCCCCTTTTCTTCTGTTGCTTCCGCAAATTGTTGTAATCTTCATGGTCATGCCTCAATTAATTTTAAAATGTTTTTACATTACCTTGCCAATAATGAGATATATCAGGAGGAGTCCTGCTAGAATACTTACCATTATTAGCGGTAGATTTTTTTCTATGATTGTCTGGTTATCATCAGGATTTACCGTTTTTAATTGATTAACCTCTTCTGAAATTTTTTGTATCTGGATTGATAGCAAATCAATCGTAGATTTCTGGGCATCATTCACCCTCCCTTCACCGAGAGTTAGAGTAAGTGAAGTCAGGCCTGATGAGAGTTTACTCATCTCATCACGAAGAAATTGGATGTCTGACTGGTTTTCTTTTTGTTGTTTATGTAAAAACTCGTTTTCCCGTTTTAACTCCCTGTTTTCTTCAGCAAGATTAGATTCTTTGACTGCAGCTATCAATCGTGAAACTACGTCCTGTCTGCTTATACCATTTAAAGATGCTTCCTGATCGATGAGGGTAATAATATCGTCAGGAAGCCGTTTTTCTATCTTATCAGATCCCATTGTGATAACCTCCTATGTTGTGAAATGTTTCAATTGGTATCCAACTACTTTTGTTCAGGAATTATGGGAATTTTTTTCCCACACTGGCAACAAAATTTTGCCTCCATCGGATTCTGATAATTACAGGTGCGACAAAGTCCAGGAATAGGTGGATTGAGTTTCTCTATCAGAATGGCAATTATTGCTTCTGATAAAGAAGTACACTTATTTGTAGTGACATATTGATCCAGACTTTCTTTCAGCTCAACCGGCATACGAAGCGATACACTAGCCTGGGATTTTCCTTTTGCTTTCGACATGTAATACAATAATCAATACGGCATGTAATAATTCTATCTACTGTTTGTTCTGTTGTGTATTCATTATTTATTCAACATGTATCTATGATGCCAATTTAAAATGTATGATTTTTATCATTTCCTGGCTTTAATTTTTTACTTGTATTGTGAATTGTGAGTGGATTATAACTTTAACTGGTGAACAGCAGTAAGTGTATTCTAAATACTGTGTCTCAACCTAAAAAGAATTTAGATTTATAATTAAAATCAGTATACTCTTTTCAGATCATGACCAAATCTGTCAAACTGGAATTGTGGTTTTTTTAATTCGGTTGAGGGTTTAATCTAGTCCATTGGATGACCATTACTTTTTGAAAAATATGTACACATCATAGATACCAGAATTTCTATTCGGATTTTCTATTATTCTCTTCGTATAAACTAATACGACAGAGATGATTGTGAATTCCATCCCCTTAAGAGAGCAGTCGATTCAAAACAAGACTGATACTCTGATTTCTCACCCGACCATTACAACTACAGATTCAAAAACACTTCAGAATATCTTGGATTATACTCCCGTTGCGATTCAAATTGTAGGCCCGGAAGGGATGTTTATTGATTGTAACAGAAAAACCATTGAGATGTTTGGGGCTCAGGTTAAGGAGGACATTATTGGTCGTCCTCCCGGGATATTGTCGCCTCCCATTCAGCGTAATGGAAAAAGTTCCTCTGTTCTCTCTCATGAGATGATTATTCGAGCGTTTTCTGGAGAAATAGTTAATTTCAGATGGGATCATCAAAAAATATCAGGTGAGATTTTTCCTGCTAATGTTACACTCAATCAGATTCAGTACGAGGGAAGAACATGCCTCATGGCTACGGTAATAGACCAGAGCGATATTGTTAATCGGATCAGTGCTATGTCTGCTTTAATAGCTAATGCTCCTTTTTCTATTCTCACTATTTCGCCTCAAAAAGAGATACTACATACAAACCCGGCATACTGTGAGGTTACAGGTCACACCAAGGAAGAGGCAAATAGTATAGGATTTCGGGATCATAAAGTGCTGTCCCGTGAAGGGG of Methanospirillum lacunae contains these proteins:
- a CDS encoding flavodoxin family protein — translated: MKITTICGSNRRKGATKCILGSIEKEIKQANISGLKTKNISLSDVHLEPCKGCLKCKKKGHCVIPDDFGKIAFRMIHSDLIVIGSPVYFSDVSSPVKALIDRSVSLWHTKLLKDKKVIFVAATMESGTEHTLETLKIWAKDHEMNVISTIEGIGEEVKDVLSNEKTIQQIKDSVGAFKLTLPCES